The genomic region atatatatatatatatatatatatatatatatatatatatatatatatatatatataaatatatatatatatataaatatatatatataaataaatatatatatatatatatatatatatatatatatatatatatatatatatatatatatatgtatatgtgtgtgtgtgtatagagagagattgatgtttTAATTCTTCACTAAACTTATATCGTATCAATGATTGTAATTACAATTCATTAATAAAGGTGCTGACAGTCACTTCATTAATCATTGTTAGATGCACAATATGATATCTTTGTTCAAGTTATAGTATTGGTTGTTCCATAGTATAATTAATAGTTTTGAGAGCAATAATGTGAGCAAAGTGATTACTATGACAAATTGATGATTGTAGAATAGTTATAATTACTATACATATGAAAGGCTAATATTATTGTAGTTTCCCCAGTGATTAGTCTGCGctatgcaatgatgataatgcagctAATGATATTAGTCACAACGGTTATAATCATGGAGTCGCCGCCGCTGATGCCGCTAATAATTCCATCAACGTGATTTGACGTGATTATCATCTAGAAGGCTCGTAATGACGGCGGGAATACATCTGGGCTTCCTCCCCCGACCACACTCCGCCGCCATCGTCACCACCTCCAACATCGCCACCTTAGCTACCGCCTCCACCATCGCCACCTTAGCTATCGCCTCCACCATCGCCACCTTAGCTACCGCCTCCACCATCGCCACCTTAGCTACCGCCTCCACCATCGCCACTACCTCCACCATCGTCACCTCATCCCCTCCTGCACCATCTCCCCCGCCTCCAACATTactaccacctcccccttcgcCACCATCGCCCCCGCCTCCAACATCgttaccacctccccctcctccaacatcgccaccaccttcactatcaccaccatcgccccctcctcccccttcgccaccATCGCCCCCGCCAACAACATCGTCACCGCCTCCTCCATCGTCACCCTCAACTACCGCCTCCACCATCGTCACCCTCATCCCTCCTGCACCATCTCCCTCGCCTCCaacattaccaccacctccaccatcgccaccatcgcCCCCGCCTCCAACatcgcctccacctccccccgcctccaacatcgccaccaccttcactatcatcaccatcgccccctccttccccttcgccaccATCACCCCCGCCTCCAACATCACCGCCGCCCGCCCCATCGCCCCCGCCTCCACCAtcgtcaccctcacccccttctgcaacatcgccccctccacctccatcgccaccaccgcctcccccatcaccaccatcgccccctcctcccactttgccaccatcgccaccacttcCCCCAtgtcaccacctcctcctccacctcccccatccgccaccacctcccccctcccctcctcactccaccaTCGTCaccgcctccccccttcctcccccctcccctcctccgccgtgccaccctcactcccccctccccttctccgccgtgccaccctcactccccccctccccttctccgccgtgccaccctcactcccccatcgtcaccacctccccctttcctccccctcccctcctccgccgtgccaccctcactcccccctcccccgcctccctttgCCGCCCTCACTCCCCTCGCATGCCCACGAGCCGTCGCTGATGACGAGGTACCTCACGTCGCTCTTCATTCTCACCCTGATGATTTTTGCATCCAGTGCTGATGCTCTATTATTTTGTCGGCGTACATcacaatctgttttttttttttctttctttttttctttttctttttggtcttttttctctctttttttctttttttttttttggtatttttttctttctttctttccttttctttttttctctgttttcttatttttcttttcttttctccttttttgttttttgtttccttttcttttttggtctttttttctttttcttttttggtcttttttctttctttttcttttttggtcttttttctctttttgtgtccttttcttttctttttttttttgtgtgtgtctttttatcttATTCGTCTTCACGGTCTCGCATCTTCCCACGTATTTATCGCTCCATTTCCTCGTCTCCCCCCTCGGTTTTTCTACTCAATTTAAACaagctgcctccctc from Penaeus vannamei isolate JL-2024 unplaced genomic scaffold, ASM4276789v1 unanchor2253, whole genome shotgun sequence harbors:
- the LOC138861178 gene encoding uncharacterized protein, whose amino-acid sequence is MTAGIHLGFLPRPHSAAIVTTSNIATLATASTIATLAIASTIATLATASTIATLATASTIATTSTIVTSSPPAPSPPPPTLLPPPPSPPSPPPPTSLPPPPPPTSPPPSLSPPSPPPPPSPPSPPPTTSSPPPPSSPSTTASTIVTLIPPAPSPSPPTLPPPPPSPPSPPPPTSPPPPPASNIATTFTIITIAPSFPFATITPASNITAARPIAPASTIVTLTPFCNIAPSTSIATTASPITTIAPSSHFATIATTSP